A stretch of DNA from SAR202 cluster bacterium:
GATAATGCGGCTTTTATTAATGGGTCTCTAGGCCATCTTCTAGACTATGATGATATGGGTTTTTCTCATCCTACAACTTGTATTTTACCGGGTTTACTTGCGTTAGCCGACAAAAATAAAATAAGTGGCAATAAAATACTCCTTGCTTTGGTTTTGGGATATGAAGTATTTGAAAAACTATCATTTTCTGCCAGACCGTATGAAGGCTCTCTTAGAAAACGCGGTTATCATCCAACATCTCTATATGGGACAATGGCCGGGGCTGCTGCCTGCGCTAAACTATTAGATTTAAATATAGAACAAACTAAAAGATCTTTAGGTATTGCAGGGAGTATGGCTTCTGGTTTAAGTCAAAATTTTGGAACATGGGTAAAAGGAATGCACGGTGGTAATTCTTCTAGAGCAGGAGTAGTGTCCGCAACTTTAGCCAGTAAAGGTTATTATGCAGATGAAGAAATAATAGAAGGAGACCACGGCTTTTTTCACGCAATTCACATTGAAGGTAATTATGATTTAGAAAAAGTTACTCAAAACTTAGGAAATCCATGGGCTATTGTCTCACCGGGACTAAGTGTTAAACAATACCCATGCTGTGGTGGTAATCACAGAGCTTTAGACGCAGCGTTATCAATAATTCAAGAAAATAACCTTTCATATGAACAAATTGAAACATTAACTGCCCAGTGTCATCCAGATTTAATAAATTTATTGAGATTTATGAAACCTAAAAAAGGTTTTAATGGTAAATTCAGTCTAGACTATAATATGGCAGCAGCCATAGTTTATGGAGAAGTGAAAATTCACACATTCAGTGATGAAATAGCGAGTGACCCCCGTATGAGAGAAGCTATGGATTCAAAAATCATTATCGAACAACATCCTGAATGGACACATGAACAAACATCTCAAGGGACCCCTATAACAATCAAAACCACTGATGGTAAAGAATTTTCAAAAAGTGTTGCTATACAAAATTGGCATCCTACAAAACCAATAACAAATAATGAAGTAGAAGAAAAGTTTCGCTACTGTGCGGAAAATAGCCAATTGCCACAACAAAATGTAGAAAAAATTATAGAAATGATTTGGAATTTAGAAGAATGTAATGATATTAATTCATTAACTTCACTATGCACATTCTAGTTTGGCAGGAATTGTATGAACACTAAAATTGAATTTGGTATGAGTTTATCGGGAGGGCCCGAAGATATTATTCAGGAAGCAAAACGAGTTGAAAATCTCGGATTTGAATATATATCTGGAGGAGAACATTTTATGCGAGGGTCACCTCCAAGTTCCACTAATTCTATTCTAACAGCATTGTCTGTTGCTGCAGGTGCTACAGAGAGGGTAAAACTTCTTTCCGCAATTTTATTACTCCCGTTTTACAACCCATTGCTTCTTGCTAAATTTACTTCAACACTAGATATTGCATCACATGGAAGATTAACCTTAGGAATAGGAGTAGGGGGTGAATTTCCTGTAGAGTTTGAAGCTGCTGGAATTAATGTAAAACACAGAGGTAGTCTAAGTAATGAAATACTTGAGATACTTCGAAGCCTATGGACAAAAAACAGCACCACATTTAAAGGCCAACACTTCAATTTAAAAGAAGTTAGTATAAATCCATTACCTATTCAAAAACCACATCCGCCAATTTGGGTAGCTGGTAGACGGACACCAGCAATGAAAAGAGCGGTCAAATATGGAACAGGTTGGTTTCCATATTATTATAGCCCTGAAATGTATAAATCTAGTGTTAATGAGATTAACCAAATCGCCAATGAAGAAAAAATCGATATTAGTGATTTCGAATGGGGGTTTATGCCATTTATATCAATTCATAAAAATTATGAAGAAGCTACAAAAATAGCAGCTGAGGCACTTGGAGGAAGGTATTTATACAACGGGAATTTCGCTAATATTGTAAAAAAGTATTGTATCCTTGGCTCTACTAAAGAATGTGTAGATAGGATACAGGAATACATAGATGCTGGAGCTAAAAAAATTATATTTAATATATCCAC
This window harbors:
- a CDS encoding MmgE/PrpD family protein — its product is MGATDTLVNFIHKTELSDIPKEAINITKKHIIDWFATAIAGSNEEAGAILHDYASEISGSNHANIIGTSIKGSVDNAAFINGSLGHLLDYDDMGFSHPTTCILPGLLALADKNKISGNKILLALVLGYEVFEKLSFSARPYEGSLRKRGYHPTSLYGTMAGAAACAKLLDLNIEQTKRSLGIAGSMASGLSQNFGTWVKGMHGGNSSRAGVVSATLASKGYYADEEIIEGDHGFFHAIHIEGNYDLEKVTQNLGNPWAIVSPGLSVKQYPCCGGNHRALDAALSIIQENNLSYEQIETLTAQCHPDLINLLRFMKPKKGFNGKFSLDYNMAAAIVYGEVKIHTFSDEIASDPRMREAMDSKIIIEQHPEWTHEQTSQGTPITIKTTDGKEFSKSVAIQNWHPTKPITNNEVEEKFRYCAENSQLPQQNVEKIIEMIWNLEECNDINSLTSLCTF
- a CDS encoding LLM class flavin-dependent oxidoreductase; amino-acid sequence: MNTKIEFGMSLSGGPEDIIQEAKRVENLGFEYISGGEHFMRGSPPSSTNSILTALSVAAGATERVKLLSAILLLPFYNPLLLAKFTSTLDIASHGRLTLGIGVGGEFPVEFEAAGINVKHRGSLSNEILEILRSLWTKNSTTFKGQHFNLKEVSINPLPIQKPHPPIWVAGRRTPAMKRAVKYGTGWFPYYYSPEMYKSSVNEINQIANEEKIDISDFEWGFMPFISIHKNYEEATKIAAEALGGRYLYNGNFANIVKKYCILGSTKECVDRIQEYIDAGAKKIIFNISTTAGAKDKIIQSEVISKEIIPEIININK